One part of the Deltaproteobacteria bacterium HGW-Deltaproteobacteria-4 genome encodes these proteins:
- a CDS encoding 30S ribosomal protein S20, producing the protein MANHKSSEKRIRQTAVRTARNTHIRSTMRTYVKQVREAVAEGNIDGAKLALAKAVPCIDKAATKGVIHSATASRKISRLSKLVNDLT; encoded by the coding sequence TTGGCTAATCACAAATCATCAGAAAAACGGATTCGGCAGACCGCCGTACGGACCGCCCGTAACACTCATATCCGTTCCACCATGCGGACCTATGTCAAACAAGTTCGTGAAGCTGTCGCTGAAGGGAACATTGACGGGGCAAAACTTGCTCTGGCAAAAGCGGTCCCCTGTATCGACAAAGCCGCGACTAAAGGGGTGATTCACAGCGCCACTGCCAGTCGCAAGATTTCACGCCTGAGCAAACTGGTCAACGATTTGACCTGA
- the holA gene encoding DNA polymerase III subunit delta, with product MTVAELERVIANGHFPPLLFLYGEEQFLLERTLHHLLDKAIPLDARDFNLTIFHPKEFSAAKLLDTVRTYPVFFARRVVIVKGAHQIVAAELEGVQSYLQHPLPETLLIFVGEKIDARRKFFIDFKKHGELVEFKKLYDNQLPAAIRDLARQNHLTLTDAGLTLFCRRVGANLQEVETELIKLALYLGEKKLADVADVEAVVTGSRQETVFALNDAIGERQTAQAVALVGRILDEGLAALLVLNMVTRHMRNLCKVGEMVAQKRSKGEIAKVAGVNPYFLDGLIRQSRNFTGEQMRQAFERLLATDLALKSAGAHPAAMLEGLVLSLCSE from the coding sequence ATGACTGTCGCCGAGCTTGAGCGGGTTATTGCGAACGGGCACTTCCCTCCGCTTCTCTTCCTTTACGGGGAGGAGCAGTTCCTCCTTGAACGCACCCTCCATCACCTTCTCGACAAAGCGATCCCTTTGGACGCACGGGATTTTAATCTCACCATCTTCCACCCCAAAGAATTTTCTGCCGCCAAACTCCTTGATACGGTTCGTACTTATCCGGTCTTCTTTGCGCGCCGGGTTGTGATTGTCAAAGGCGCCCACCAGATTGTTGCCGCCGAGCTTGAAGGTGTGCAGAGCTATCTGCAACATCCCTTGCCTGAGACCCTCTTGATCTTTGTCGGCGAAAAGATCGATGCCCGGAGAAAATTCTTCATCGATTTCAAGAAGCATGGCGAGTTGGTTGAGTTTAAGAAGTTGTATGACAACCAGCTGCCGGCAGCAATTCGTGATCTGGCCAGGCAAAATCATCTGACTTTGACCGATGCCGGCCTTACCCTTTTTTGTCGTCGTGTCGGTGCCAATCTTCAGGAAGTCGAGACTGAACTGATCAAGTTGGCTCTCTACCTCGGTGAGAAAAAACTCGCCGATGTCGCCGATGTTGAAGCGGTGGTGACGGGGAGTCGGCAGGAGACGGTCTTTGCGCTGAATGATGCCATTGGTGAGCGGCAGACAGCCCAGGCGGTGGCGCTGGTAGGGCGCATCCTCGACGAAGGACTTGCCGCTCTCCTGGTTCTTAATATGGTGACGCGGCATATGCGCAATTTATGTAAAGTCGGGGAGATGGTGGCACAGAAGCGTTCCAAGGGCGAAATCGCCAAGGTCGCGGGGGTGAATCCTTATTTTCTTGATGGTTTGATCCGTCAGTCGCGTAATTTCACTGGCGAGCAGATGCGACAGGCCTTTGAGCGTCTGCTGGCGACCGACCTCGCTCTTAAATCGGCGGGCGCCCACCCGGCGGCAATGCTCGAAGGCCTGGTTCTGTCCCTGTGCAGCGAATAA